CGGGCGAAGGCGATCACCTCGCCGCCCGTGGCGCCGCCGTGGTTCACCAGCACCAGCGCCTGCCGCTCGTGAACCCCCACGCTTCCCTCGCGGTAGCCTTTCATCCCGGCCCGGTCGATCAGCCACCCGGCGGCCAGCTTTACGCGGCCTTCGGGGGCCGCATAGTGCGGCATGTCGGGATATTCGGCAAGGAGCCGTTCCGCGACGGGGGCTTCGACCACGGGATTCTTGAAGAAGCTGCCCGCGTTGCCCAGCACGGCCGGGTCGGGAAGTTTCGCGCGGCGGATCGAGCAGATCGCCTCGCGGATGTTGCGCAGCGTGGCGCCTCCGCGGGCTTCGACCTCGCGCTCCACGTCGCCGTAGCCCAGTTTCGGGCGCGGCGTATGCGAGAGGCGTATTTCGATGGCTGTGATGATCACGCGCCCTTTCAGGTCGTGCTTGAAGACGCTTTCGCGGTAGCCGAATCCGCAGTGCGCGGCGTCGAGCGTCAGCAGGTTGCCCGTTTCGACGCAGTACATCTCGACCCGGCGGATCGCGTCCTTCGCTTCGCAGCCGTAGGCCCCGATGTTCTGCACCGGGGCGGACCCCGCCTTGCCGGGGATCAGCGAGAGGTTTTCGATGCCCCACAGACCGCGTTCGACGGCCCATTCCACCAGGTCGTCCCATTCGACGCCCGCCTCGACGCGCAGGCGAACTTCGTCGCCGTCGTCGCTCAAAAGGGCGATCTGCCGGGCCACGGGGGTCAGCAGCACGCCGTCGTAATCTTCGGTGAAAAGGATGTTGTTGCCCCCGGCGAGCACCGTCCACCGCCCGGGAATCCCCGCGGCGAAAAACGTGCGCAGATCCTCGGCCGTTTCGAATTCTACGAGGCGTGCGGCCCGCTGGTCGACGCCGAAACTGTTGCGCCCGCGCAGGCTGATTTGGTGAAATTCTCGAATCATGGTATGCAAAGTTAGAAATTATTTTTAACTTTGAGATTCAAACCTGAATAACTCAATGGTGTGGCTGATCTGCATACTGCTGTCCTTGCTTGCGCTGATCCGTTTTTTTGGCGGCGATTCCCGGCGCAAACGTCGGAGGCACCGCAGGTTTGGCAATCGGTGACCATGTAAACGATAACAGAATATGTTCGACGAAAAAGATTTGCAGCAAATCCGGGAGCACGGACTCACTCCCGAACAGGCGGAGACCCAGTTGGAGAATTTCCGCCGTGGATTCCCTTTCCTGAATGTCGTGCGGGCCGCATCGCCGGGCGACGGCGTGCTGGTTGTCGGCGCGGCGGAGGCCGATGCCGCCGTGGAACGCTATGAAAAAGAGTCTGCCGGACTGGGGGTGGTGAAGTTCGTGCCCGCTTCGGGGGCCGCCACGCGCATGTTCAAGGAGCTGTTCGAGTTCGTCAACGACGGCAAACGCGGCAAGGGCATCGACACGCTGCTGGAAAATATCGGGAAGTTCGCCTTCTGGCCCGAACTTCGCGCCGTGCTGCCCGCCGGGGCCGACGACCGTGCGATCGTGAATGCCATCGTCGGCGACGGGCTGAACTACGGCCGCAAGCCCAAGGGCCTGGTCACCTTCCATGCCTATCCCGAAGGGGCGCGCAAGGCCGTCGAGGAGCACCTGGTCGAAGGGGCGGCCTACGCCGCGGCCGGAGGCGTCGTGCGCATCCATTTCACCGTCTCGCCCGAGCACGTCGCGGGCTTCGAGGAGCTGCTCGCCGCAAAGGTCCCCTTTTATGAAAAGCGGTTCGGCGTCCGTTACGAGATCTCGTTCTCGGTGCAGAAACCTTCGACCGACACCCTCGCCGTGAATCCCGACAACACGCCTTTCCGGCAGGACGACGGCACGCTGCTGTTCCGTCCCGCGGGCCACGGGGCGCTGATCGAAAACCTGAACGAGATCGACGCCGACCTGATCTTCATCAAGAACATCGACAACGTGACGACCGATGCCCGCCGCGGGGACACGGTCCGTTATAAAAAGGTGCTTGCAGGGGTTCTGCTCGACCTCCAGGGGCGCGCCTTCGAGTACCTCAAGGCCCTCGAAGTGGGTGGCGCCGAGCTGGAACCCATCGCCGAATTCATCGAGAAACAGCTCTGCGTGAAACTCCCCGCCGAGTACGATTCGGCGCTGCTGCGCGCCGTGTTGGACCGTCCGATCCGCGTCTGCGGCATGGTCCGCAACGAGGGCGAGCCGGGCGGCGGCCCGTTCTGGGTCGGGAACCCCGACGGCACGGAGTCGCTTCAGATCGCCGAGTCGAGCCAGATCGCGCCCGACGACCTGCCGCTGATGCAGTCGGCCACGCACTTCAATCCGGTGGACCTCGTCTGCGGCGTGCGCGATTCGAAGGGATGCAAGTTCGATCTGCGCCGGTACACCGATCCCGCGACGGGATTCATCTCGTCGAAATCCTCCGGCGGCCGCGATCTGCGTGCGCAGGAGCTTCCGGGACTCTGGAACGGTGCGATGGCGAAGTGGAACACGGTCTTCGTCGACGTTCCCGTCACGACATTCTCTCCGGTGAAGGTGGTGCAGGATCTTCTGCGCCCCCAGCACCAATAGGTTTAAGGTTTTGCGGGTGTCTTTCGCCCGTCTTGTCCGGGCCGGCCGGGGAATGCGTTTGTATCTCCCGGCCGGCCCGGATCGTGTCGCGCCGAAGCCGGACTGCCCTTATTGCAGATGCAGGACCAGTCTGTCGAGTCCGAAGAAACACTCCGTGAATCCGGGAGCCGGGGCGACGGCCTCTATCGTCAGCGTGTTTCCGCCCTTGCGGATCTGTCCGTTGCCGAACGCAACCTCTTTGGCGATCAGTTCCGGGGCATGTCCCGGGCCTGCGGCGGCTGCCATTGCGGTGCGGCGGGCCTGCGGTTATACATCTGCTCCATTTGTGCCGGAAATTTGTCAAAATAGGATAAATTGCTGTTCAGTATCCCCGATTGTAGATAATCTTTTTTATATTTGTGCGTTAAAACCGAAAAACAATAATCAAAACTAAATAACGCTATGGAAAACAAACTTCAACAGTTGACGCAGAAGCTCTACGACGAGGGGCTGGAGAAAGGGCGCGCCGAGGCCGACAAGCTGGTGGCCGACGCCAAGGCCGAGGCCCGGAAGATCGTCGCCGAGGCCCGCGCCGAGGCCGAAGAGATCGTCAAAAAGGCGGAGGCCAAGGCCGAGGACGTTTCGAAGAACACCATGACCGAGATTTCGCTGGCCGGCAAGCAGGCCGTCGGCAGAATCAAGTCGGAGATCGCCTCGCTGATCATCGCCAAGGCTACGGCCCGGGGTGTGAAGGAGGCCGTCGTGGACCCGGCGTTCATCAAGGAGATGCTCGTCGCCGTAGCTAAAAACTGGAACGGTTCCGATTCGGGCAAGGTCGAATTGCAGGCCCTGCTGCCCGAGGGCGAGCGCAAGAAGCTCGACGCGGCGTTCGAGGAGAGTGCGAAGGAGCTGCTCGCCGCCGGTGTCGAGGTGGGCTGGTCGAAGGAGGTGAAGACCGGCTTCAAGGTGGGCGCCAAGGAGGGCGGCTACTACATTTCGTTCGCCGACGCCGACATCGAAGCGCTGTTGGCAGAGTACCTGCGCGACAAGGTGTTCCAATTGTTGTTCAAGGCGTAAGGCATGTTTGCGACCCAATATTATTGTCTGGTAGCCTCCCTGAAGGAGTACGCGCTCGACGCCGACACCAAGGGCTTCGACGCCCGGGCCATCGTCTCCGGGATTCTGGAGGAGGTGAACCGCGGCGACGCCCGCGAGGTGCGGCTCCTGTACGGCTACTACGACTGTGAGAATATCGCCGCCCTGCGTGCGGGGCGCTCGGCGCACAATCCGCTGGGCAACTTCACGCGCGAGGAGCTGGCGGAGGAGCTGAAAGCTCCGAAGCGGCTTCCCGAGGCGGTTGCCCGCGTGGTGAGGGCCTATGCCGATCCCGAGGGCGAGGACGCCGAGACGGTCGACACGTCGCGGCGTTTCGAGAAGGAGCTGTTCGGGGCCTACTACGCCGCCTGCGGAAAGGCCGGGAGTCGCTTCCTGCGCGAGTGGTCCGCTTTCGACCGGAACCTGCGCAACGTTTCGGCGGCCGTCACGGCGCGCGCCGCAGGGCGTGCGGTCGAGGAGGTCGTCATGGGCGGCGGCGATGTCGCCGAACAGTTGCAGCGCAGTTCTGCGGCCGATTTCGGGCTTCGGGGCGAACTTCCCTATATCGACGCGGTGATCGCGGCGGTGAACGACGAGGCCAACCTCGTGGAGAAGGAGCACAAGATCGACCTGATCCGCTGGAACGAAGCTGCGGAGCTGGCGACCTTCGACTATTTCGACGTCAACGCCATCCTTTCCTACCTGGTGCGGATCAACATCGTCGCTCGCTGGACGCTGCTCGACGCTGCGCGCGGCCGCGAGATGTTCGCCCGCCTGCTTGCCGAACTGGACGGCAAGGAGCTGATTAATAAGGAATAAACAATAAAAACATACAATGAAAACTACAGGACGTGTAAACGGTATCATCTCCAACATCGTGATCGTCAAGGC
This Alistipes shahii WAL 8301 DNA region includes the following protein-coding sequences:
- the murB gene encoding UDP-N-acetylmuramate dehydrogenase, whose product is MIREFHQISLRGRNSFGVDQRAARLVEFETAEDLRTFFAAGIPGRWTVLAGGNNILFTEDYDGVLLTPVARQIALLSDDGDEVRLRVEAGVEWDDLVEWAVERGLWGIENLSLIPGKAGSAPVQNIGAYGCEAKDAIRRVEMYCVETGNLLTLDAAHCGFGYRESVFKHDLKGRVIITAIEIRLSHTPRPKLGYGDVEREVEARGGATLRNIREAICSIRRAKLPDPAVLGNAGSFFKNPVVEAPVAERLLAEYPDMPHYAAPEGRVKLAAGWLIDRAGMKGYREGSVGVHERQALVLVNHGGATGGEVIAFARTVQAKVREKFGIEIDTEVNIL
- a CDS encoding DUF4301 family protein, with amino-acid sequence MFDEKDLQQIREHGLTPEQAETQLENFRRGFPFLNVVRAASPGDGVLVVGAAEADAAVERYEKESAGLGVVKFVPASGAATRMFKELFEFVNDGKRGKGIDTLLENIGKFAFWPELRAVLPAGADDRAIVNAIVGDGLNYGRKPKGLVTFHAYPEGARKAVEEHLVEGAAYAAAGGVVRIHFTVSPEHVAGFEELLAAKVPFYEKRFGVRYEISFSVQKPSTDTLAVNPDNTPFRQDDGTLLFRPAGHGALIENLNEIDADLIFIKNIDNVTTDARRGDTVRYKKVLAGVLLDLQGRAFEYLKALEVGGAELEPIAEFIEKQLCVKLPAEYDSALLRAVLDRPIRVCGMVRNEGEPGGGPFWVGNPDGTESLQIAESSQIAPDDLPLMQSATHFNPVDLVCGVRDSKGCKFDLRRYTDPATGFISSKSSGGRDLRAQELPGLWNGAMAKWNTVFVDVPVTTFSPVKVVQDLLRPQHQ
- a CDS encoding DUF2764 family protein, whose product is MFATQYYCLVASLKEYALDADTKGFDARAIVSGILEEVNRGDAREVRLLYGYYDCENIAALRAGRSAHNPLGNFTREELAEELKAPKRLPEAVARVVRAYADPEGEDAETVDTSRRFEKELFGAYYAACGKAGSRFLREWSAFDRNLRNVSAAVTARAAGRAVEEVVMGGGDVAEQLQRSSAADFGLRGELPYIDAVIAAVNDEANLVEKEHKIDLIRWNEAAELATFDYFDVNAILSYLVRINIVARWTLLDAARGREMFARLLAELDGKELINKE